A single window of Moorena sp. SIOASIH DNA harbors:
- a CDS encoding phosphomannose isomerase type II C-terminal cupin domain, translating into MVQSKEISQVSAITLQSSRVAEGVAATELRPWGSFTVLEEGRGYKIKRIEVKPGHRLSLQMHYHRSEHWIVVSGTAKVICGDKQEIIHQNQSTYVPQGHAHRLENPGVIPLVLIEVQNGEYLGEDDIIRFEDDYARSKPEDK; encoded by the coding sequence ATGGTTCAGTCAAAAGAAATTTCTCAAGTTTCGGCCATTACCCTACAGTCATCCCGAGTAGCTGAAGGCGTTGCCGCTACCGAACTACGACCTTGGGGGTCTTTCACTGTCTTAGAAGAAGGACGGGGATACAAAATCAAGCGCATTGAAGTCAAGCCGGGTCATCGCTTAAGTTTGCAGATGCACTACCATAGGAGCGAACACTGGATTGTTGTCAGTGGTACAGCTAAAGTTATTTGTGGCGATAAACAAGAAATTATTCATCAAAATCAATCAACTTATGTTCCCCAAGGCCATGCTCATCGACTAGAGAATCCTGGTGTTATTCCCCTCGTTTTAATTGAAGTTCAGAATGGAGAATACCTCGGAGAAGATGACATTATTCGCTTTGAAGATGACTATGCCCGCAGCAAACCAGAAGACAAATAG
- a CDS encoding iron-sulfur cluster assembly accessory protein has translation MIKLSKAAASEIRRVQSKRQKPDAKLRLGVRQGGCADFYYTIDFEQVINSEDQVYDCDGISVIVDPESLKTINGLTLDYSEDLMGGGFRFHNPNASESCGCGNSFRVEPSKEQD, from the coding sequence ATGATTAAACTGAGTAAAGCTGCTGCGAGTGAGATTAGACGTGTACAGTCCAAGCGTCAAAAGCCAGACGCCAAATTGCGTCTAGGTGTCCGCCAGGGTGGGTGTGCTGATTTTTACTACACTATTGACTTTGAGCAAGTGATCAATTCTGAGGATCAGGTCTATGACTGTGATGGCATCAGTGTCATCGTAGACCCGGAAAGCCTAAAAACTATCAATGGCTTAACTCTAGATTACTCAGAAGACCTCATGGGAGGAGGGTTTCGCTTCCATAACCCTAACGCTTCAGAAAGCTGCGGCTGCGGTAATTCCTTTCGTGTAGAGCCATCAAAGGAGCAAGATTGA
- the rpsL gene encoding 30S ribosomal protein S12 — protein MPTIQQLISSERFKAKKKTKSPALKQCPQRRGVCTRVFTTTPKKPNSALRKVARVRLTSGFEVTAYIPGIGHNLQEHSVVMIRGGRVKDLPGVRYHIIRGTLDTAGVKDRRQGRSKYGTKRPK, from the coding sequence ATGCCCACCATCCAGCAGCTCATTAGTAGCGAGCGCTTCAAAGCTAAGAAGAAAACTAAGTCCCCAGCGCTGAAACAATGTCCCCAGCGCCGTGGTGTTTGTACTAGGGTGTTCACAACTACACCCAAAAAACCCAACTCAGCCTTGCGAAAGGTGGCAAGGGTTCGTCTGACTTCAGGATTTGAAGTAACAGCCTATATTCCCGGTATTGGTCATAACCTACAAGAACACTCCGTGGTGATGATCAGAGGTGGTCGTGTAAAGGACTTACCTGGAGTGCGATATCACATTATTCGGGGTACCCTTGATACGGCAGGAGTGAAAGATCGGCGTCAAGGTCGTTCTAAGTATGGGACAAAGCGCCCTAAGTAA
- the rpsG gene encoding 30S ribosomal protein S7, protein MSRRSVVKKRPVPPDPVYNSRLICMLGCRLMRHGKKSLAYRIIYDAMKIIEERTGADPIETFEKAVRNLTPLVEVKARRVGGATYQVPMEVKAERGTTLALRWLIKFSRTRSGRSMASKLANELMDAANETGNAIRKREETHRMAEANKAFAHYRY, encoded by the coding sequence ATGTCTCGTCGCTCAGTTGTTAAAAAGCGTCCTGTCCCCCCTGACCCAGTCTATAACAGTCGCCTGATTTGTATGTTGGGGTGTAGACTCATGCGTCATGGCAAGAAATCCCTTGCCTACCGAATTATCTATGACGCAATGAAAATCATTGAAGAAAGAACTGGAGCTGATCCCATAGAAACCTTTGAAAAAGCTGTGCGTAACTTGACCCCTCTAGTAGAAGTCAAGGCTCGCCGGGTTGGTGGGGCAACCTATCAGGTTCCTATGGAAGTAAAGGCTGAGCGAGGGACTACCCTAGCCCTACGCTGGCTGATTAAATTCTCCAGAACTCGCTCCGGTCGGAGCATGGCGAGCAAATTGGCTAATGAGCTAATGGATGCTGCGAATGAAACGGGAAATGCTATTCGCAAGCGTGAAGAAACCCATAGAATGGCCGAGGCAAATAAAGCTTTTGCCCACTATCGGTACTAA